The Triticum aestivum cultivar Chinese Spring chromosome 7B, IWGSC CS RefSeq v2.1, whole genome shotgun sequence genome window below encodes:
- the LOC123157491 gene encoding G-type lectin S-receptor-like serine/threonine-protein kinase LECRK3, with the protein MASLPCSALFLALLLAVLVHHHQPRLLVAAAAARTNLTAGVPMTPPSYITSPSGVFAFGFRALDGSSPGQFLLATWFRSGSDDDDGRTSSSSQLQSVVWFAKQSGTYSSAALATAQSGLSVTVDGRLELADTTDGGNRVLWKAPIPLFKSGSVLALLDSGNLQFLGDGGGPESVLWASFWYQTDTLLPGQSLTKDDQSRGKLISRRADTEFTTGRFTMGVQTDGNVVLYVDLLSGNSAANAYWQAHTISSSGNTTVTFDDQRVLSSTLYNGDVHSLISSALTGSPGKFYRFARMDPDGVVRAYARAKNVQDGGGNTSWSVSGAFPSDACNGRTSGLQGVCGPGSYCTEQKDRLRCVCPSGYTYADAQHTDSGCTPKFAPQSCDGENSTEEYTLVDLPNTTWEASIYYKKFTSVTEDQCRNHCLNDCYCAAALMINGTDCAELAVLTYGRQASDVTTKALIKVRRSNPPARVSARTRTILAVTVCVAFLLLAIPGGVLAKHHLTKKNRDNQGLLSVRAFSWKELHRATNGFEKLLGKGSFGEVYQGELKSPRRRLIAVKRLINSNEYSEREVQSIGQIHHRNLVRMIGYCKEGKHRMLVLEFMPGGSLRGFLFKPERPPWSWRAQAALGIARGIEYLHDGCASPIMHCDIKPDNILLDDAYAPKITDFGISKLLGNQQVHTTVTNIRGTRGYIAPEWFRSDARIDTKVDMYSFGVVLLEMICCRKCQDPVVDQDRDETVTLFGWAIQLVSSKRTELILPDDDDAAADLERVERFARVAFWCIEPNPSLRPTMHHVVQMLESAVAEAEVLPDPPSCYMDSAPLIVSSV; encoded by the coding sequence ATGGCATCGCTGCCTTGCTCTGCTCTCTTCCTCGCCTTGCTCCTTGCCGTGCTAGTGCACCACCACCAGCCACGGTTGCTCGTAGCCGCAGCCGCCGCACGGACCAACCTCACGGCCGGAGTCCCCATGACACCGCCCAGCTACATCACCAGCCCGTCCGGCGTCTTCGCGTTCGGCTTCCGCGCCCTCGACGGGTCCAGCCCGGGCCAGTTCCTCCTCGCCACATGGTTCCGCTCCGgctccgacgacgacgacggccGGACCAGCAGCTCCTCCCAGCTGCAGTCCGTGGTGTGGTTCGCCAAGCAGTCGGGTACCTACTCGTCGGCCGCCCTCGCCACGGCGCAGTCCGGCCTCAGCGTTACGGTCGACGGCCGGCTGGAGCTCGCCGACACCACCGACGGCGGCAACCGTGTGCTGTGGAAGGCGCCGATCCCCCTCTTCAAGAGCGGGTCCGTGCTCGCGCTCCTCGACTCCGGCAACCTCCAGTtcctcggcgacggcggcggcccggAGAGCGTGCTGTGGGCGAGCTTCTGGTACCAGACGGACACGCTGCTGCCGGGCCAGTCCTTGACCAAGGACGATCAGTCCCGGGGGAAGCTCATCTCAAGGCGCGCGGACACAGAGTTCACCACCGGCCGGTTCACCATGGGCGTCCAGACGGACGGCAACGTCGTGCTCTACGTGGACCTGCTCAGCGGCAACAGCGCAGCCAATGCCTACTGGCAGGCCCATACCATCAGCTCCAGCGGCAACACGACGGTGACCTTCGACGACCAGCGCGTCCTCAGCTCCACTCTCTACAACGGCGACGTCCACAGCCTGATATCGTCGGCGCTGACCGGCAGCCCAGGCAAGTTCTACAGGTTCGCCAGGATGGACCCCGACGGTGTCGTCCGTGCCTATGCTCGTGCCAAGAACGTGCAGGACGGCGGCGGCAACACGTCGTGGAGCGTCTCGGGGGCCTTCCCCAGCGACGCATGCAACGGGAGGACGTCCGGACTGCAGGGCGTGTGCGGCCCGGGGTCGTACTGCACGGAGCAGAAGGACCGGCTCCGCTGCGTGTGCCCGTCGGGGTACACGTACGCCGACGCGCAGCACACGGACAGCGGCTGCACGCCGAAGTTCGCGCCGCAGAGCTGCGACGGGGAGAACAGCACCGAGGAGTACACGCTCGTCGATCTGCCCAACACCACATGGGAGGCATCGATCTACTACAAGAAGTTCACGTCGGTCACGGAGGATCAGTGCCGGAACCACTGCCTCAACGACTGCTACTGCGCCGCCGCGCTGATGATCAACGGGACTGATTGCGCGGAGTTGGCGGTGCTGACATACGGGCGGCAGGCGAGCGACGTCACCACGAAGGCACTGATCAAAGTACGGCGAAGCAATCCTCCGGCGAGGGTGTCGGCGAGGACAAGAACCATACTAGCCGTGACAGTCTGCGTGGCCTTTCTGCTGCTGGCCATCCCCGGTGGCGTCCTGGCAAAGCACCACCTGACCAAGAAGAACAGAGACAACCAGGGGTTGTTGAGCGTGAGAGCTTTCAGCTGGAAGGAGCTCCACAGAGCCACCAACGGCTTCGAGAAGCTGCTTGGGAAAGGGAGCTTCGGCGAGGTCTACCAAGGAGAGCTCAAGTCCCCGCGGCGGCGCCTCATCGCGGTGAAGAGGCTCATCAACTCGAACGAGTACAGCGAGAGGGAGGTGCAGTCCATCGGGCAGATCCACCACCGCAACCTGGTCCGCATGATCGGGTACTGCAAGGAAGGCAAGCACCGGATGCTGGTGCTGGAGTTCATGCCGGGAGGGTCGCTACGTGGCTTCCTCTTCAAGCCGGAGCGGCCGCCGTGGAGCTGGCGCGCCCAGGCAGCGCTCGGCATCGCCAGGGGGATCGAGTACCTCCACGACGGGTGCGCCTCCCCGATCATGCACTGTGACATCAAGCCGGACAACATACTCCTCGACGACGCGTACGCCCCCAAGATCACCGACTTCGGGATCTCCAAGCTGCTCGGCAACCAGCAGGTGCACACCACGGTAACCAACATCAGGGGCACCAGGGGGTACATCGCCCCGGAGTGGTTCCGCAGCGACGCGCGGATCGACACCAAGGTGGACATGTACAGCTTTGGTGTCGTGCTGCTGGAGATGATCTGCTGCCGGAAGTGCCAGGACCCGGTGGTCGACCAGGACAGGGACGAGACGGTCACGCTGTTTGGGTGGGCGATCCAGCTGGTCAGCAGCAAGAGGACTGAGCTCATACTGCCTGACGACGATGATGCGGCAGCGGACTTGGAGAGGGTGGAGAGGTTCGCGCGCGTGGCGTTCTGGTGCATCGAGCCCAACCCGTCGCTCCGGCCGACGATGCACCATGTGGTGCAGATGCTGGAGAGCGCGGTGGCTGAGGCTGAGGTGCTACCTGACCCTCCCTCTTGTTACATGGACTCGGCTCCTTTGATCGTGTCTTCTGTTTGA